Genomic DNA from Prevotella intermedia ATCC 25611 = DSM 20706:
CATCGTAGTTGTCGTACTTATCAACAATTATTCTTACAATGTCTGCCCAGTTCTTCGGAGACATATTTGAGGAGTCGATTGCAGGAACAAATTGATAGGTGTCGATGGCTGTTGGAATCAGCTTAAATTCTGGAACATTATCAGCAAGGTGGTCGAAATCCAAAGGCTCTAAAGCCCCTGTTGCAGGATTACAACCCATTCCAATGGTTCCACCAGTGTAAATCAATAAAACTTTCTCTGTTCTTTTCATGCTCGTATTATACTTTGTGGCAAAGATAGTAATTTATTTTTAGTAATTATCTATTTACTTCCTTCTTTTTTCTTGCTTGCTATTAAATCGTTACACGCTGTTTCTTTCTATAAGCAGGCAAAAGTAAACAAGTGTAGAACTTCAAGATACGACTAACAAAAAGATTACTATAAAATTGATACAAATCAATTACTTTACAGCAACATAATGATAGTAGAATAATTTTCCATTGCTACGAGGCTTTTTTCTTGCTTCCATTGCAAAAGTCAAGCATTCTTTTGCCGTTCTCAAAAAATAATAGTATTTTTGCAACATAATTACGGTGGAGGATTTATAACGAATAAAACAGACCACCTCAGCAAAAAAGAAATAACGTTATTGCACTTATTATTTTATGAAGAAATTACTTTTACCCATCATGGTGGTTACCGTGATTTTAATGATGGTAGGCTGCGGTTCAAGCAAACAAGTGGCTTACTGGCAAAACATAGACTCTATTAGCTTGGCTGCGTCTAAAGGTTTATTCGATGCGAAGATTATGCCAAAAGACGAATTAACTATTTTGGTGCAGACCACTGACCCACTTACTTCTGAACCATTCAATTTACGTTCAACAGGACAAACAACCAGCAAAAACCAAATTACAGGCTATTTGGTTGATAACGATGGTATGATAAACTTTCCTATCGTAGGCAAGATTCATGTTGCAGGACTAACAAAGACAGAATGCGAAGACTTAATCAAGAGTAAAATCCAGCCTTATTTGGCACGTACAGAGAATCCACTCGTATCGGTTCGCACAAGTAGTTACCGCATCACGGTTATCGGTGAAGTAAACAAACCTGGTGTTATTCCTGTGGCAACAGAGAAAATCAGCCTCGTTGAAGCATTGGCAGAAGCAGGCGATATGACTGTTTATGGAAAGCGCGACAACATTCTCCTTGTCAGAGAAGACAAAAGTGGAGAGAAACACAAGGTGCGCTTGAATATGAACGATGCAAATATTATAAATTCACCTTATTATTATTTGCAACAAAACGATATTGTTTATGTTGAGCCACATAAGGTAAAAGCAAGAAATACATTCTTCGGAAGCAACACAAGCATATTCTATTCTGTTATAGGTATAACAACATCGCTTGCTTCGCTACTAATTACCGTTTTAAGATAATACAGCATAGAAGAAGCAAGAGAGAGAATATAAACATTAAATAAATAGAATTAAAGAAAAGAGAAACATACAAATATGTGTGGAATTGTAGGATATTTAGGTAAAAAGAGACAAGCATACCCCGTTCTGATAAAAGGACTGAAAAGACTTGAATATAGAGGATACGATAGTTCAGGTGTTGCACTTATCAATAGCAATGGCGACTTGAGCGTATATAAAGCAAAAGGCAAAGTAAGCGAATTAGAGGCTTTCTGCGCTGAAAAAAATATTGAAGGCACTGTTGGTATAGCACACACACGATGGGCGACACACGGTGAACCTTCTTCAACTAATGCCCACCCTCACTATTCGGAATCGAAAAACTTAGCCATCATACACAATGGCATTATTGAAAATTACGCAGAAATAAAGAAGAACCTCAAAGACAAGGGTGTTCACTTTGCTTCTGATACCGACACAGAAGTGTTGGTGCAATTCGTTGAATACGTCCAAACAAAGAAAGAATTAGACTTGCTTACCGCTGTTCAGGTGGTTTTAAGTCAAGTTATTGGTGCATACGCCATAGCAATTCTTGACAAGCGACACCCCGACACAGTTATTGCAGCACGTAAGCAAAGCCCTCTCGTCGTAGGAATTGGCGATGGTGAGTTCTTCTTAGGCTCAGATGCAAGTCCTATTATCGAATATACTGACAAGGTAGTGTACCTCGAAGACGAGAATATTGCTGTAATGAAATTAGGTGAGGAACTCAAGATAGTAAACATTCAAAACGAGTCTTTAGCACCTGTAATAAAGAAGGTGGACATTGACCTTGGACAAATTGAGAAAGGTGGTTATCCACACTTTATGCTCAAAGAAATATTCGAGCAACCCGAATGCCTTATCAACTGTATGCGAGGACGCATCAATATAGATAACGACAATGTAACTTTAAGTGCCATTATCGACCATAGACAACGTTTATTAAGTGCAAAACGCATCATCATCGTAGCATGCGGAACAAGTTGGCATGCAGGTCTTATTGGCAAACAACTACTTGAAACATTCTGTCGAATACCTGTTGATGTGGAGTATGCAAGTGAGTTCCGTTACCGTAATCCTGTAGTTTCTGCTGACGATGTAGTAATAGCATTGTCGCAAAGTGGCGAAACAGCTGACACACTCGCTGCCATTGAGTTGGCAAAAGAGCATGGTGCATTCATATACGGAATATGCAATGCCATTGGTTCAAGTATTCCACGTGCTACCGACACAGGTACTTACATTCACGTAGGTCCTGAAATTGGTGTGGCTTCAACAAAAGCTTTCACAGGTCAGGTAACAGTTCTTACAATGCTTGCACTCACCTTAGCAGAAGCAAAGGGAGCTATTAAGCACGATAAATATATCGAAGTGGTAAAAGAGTTGTCGTCAATTCCCGAAAAGATAAAAGAGGTTTTGAAAACCAACGAAGCTATTGCAGACTTGGCAAGAACATTTACTTATGCACAGAATTTCCTTTATTTAGGTCGTGGATTCAGCTATCCTGTCGCACTAGAAGGTGCTCTAAAGCTGAAAGAAATTTCATACATACATGCTGAAGGCTATCCTGCTGCAGAAATGAAACACGGTCCTATTGCCTTGATAGACTCTGATATGCCTGTCGTTGTAATAGCAACACACAACTCAATGTATGAAAAGGTGCGCAGCAATATACAGGAAATTAAGGCTCGAAACGGTCGTGTAATAGCGTTAGTGTCAAAGGGCGACAAGACGGTTTCGCAGATTGCAGATGCAGTTATTGAACTTCCTGACACAATGGACTGCTTGGAACCACTCGTAGCAACCATACCGCTGCAACTATTAGCCTATCACGTGGCAGTCTGCAAAGGCAAAGATGTAGACCAACCGCGCAACTTGGCAAAGTCCGTTACAGTGGAATAAAATAGAAGAAAAAGTAACCTTGATAAATGGAGAAGAATATACATGAAGATTGCGGTGTTGCAATGATAAGATTGCTGAAACCGCTAAGCTACTTCAAAGAGAAGTATGGAACTTGGATGTACGGCTTGAATAAGATGTATCTTATGATGGAAAAGCAGCACAACCGAGGACAAGAAGGTGCTGGTATAGCAAGTGTCAAGCTTGAAACACAGCCCGGAAACGAATATATGTTCCGAGAGCGAGCCGAAGGAAAGAATGCCGTTACAGAAATTTTTGCCAATATTCACAGGCAATACAAAGACTACACCGAAGCAGAAATTGCTGACGTAGACTTCGCACAACGGCATTTACCTTTCGCAGGTGAACTTTATATGGGACATTTGCGTTACTCCACCACAGGAAAAAGTGGCTTATCGTATGTTCATCCATTTTTAAGGAGAAACAACTGGAGGGCTAAGAATCTTTCGTTTTGTGGCAATTTCAATATGACAAACCTCAGTGAGATATTCGAACATCTCACTGATTACGGTCAATGCCCACGCAAATACAGCGATACCTATTTGCTTCTTGAGTTCATGGGACACCGCTTAGACCGTGAAGTAGAGCGCAATTTCCGCGATGCGAAAGCACTTGGATTAGAGAAATTCGATATTACGCACTACATCGAAGACCATATAGAGATGAAGAATGTCTTACAAACTACAATGCAATACTTCGACGGGGGTTATGTAATATGTGGCGTTACAGGGTCTGGAGAGATGTGTGCCATGCGCGACCCTTGGGGCATTCGTCCTGCATTCTTCTACATGAACGACGAGTATATGGCATTGGCGAGCGAGCGTCCCGTACTCCAGACAACATTCGATTTAACCTGTGAAGACATAAAAGAGCTTCTACCAGGTCAAGCACTCATCGTAAACAAACGTGGTGAAAGCTCACTACACCAAATATTAGAGCCTAAAAGCGATACAGCATGCTCGTTCGAACGCATTTATTTCTCACGCGGTTCCGACCGAGATATATATAAGGAACGTAAGAAATTAGGCGAACAACTTACCGAAAAGGTATTGAAATCGATTGATAACGATACCAACCACACCGTAATTTCTTTTATTCCAAACACTGCTGAAGTAGCTTTCTACGGATTGCTGCAAGGTTTTGAGAAGTGGTTGAACACTAAAAAAGCAGAAGAAATAAAGGCTTTAGGAAGCAATGCAACCGATGTAGAGATAGAAAAAATATTAAGTCAGTCTATCCGTTCCGAGAAAGTAGCATGGAAAGACATTAAGCTACGCACCTTCATTACCGAAAGCAATTCGCGCAACGACTTAGCTTCACACGTCTACGACATAAGCTACGAGAGCATTACGCCCAACGAAGACAACCTCGTTATCATTGACGACTCCATCGTTCGTGGCACCACACTGAAAGAAAGTATCTTGCGAATACTCGACAGACTTCACCCAAAGAAGATTATTATCGTATCGAGTGCACCACAAATCCGCTATCCCGACTACTATGGCATTGACATGCCGCGCTTAGAAGAGTTTTGCGTGTTCGATGCAACCATCGAGTTGATAAAGGAACGCAATATGGAATCGCTCCTTACCGAAGTCTACGAGGCTTGTAAAAAGGAAGTTGCCAAAGGAAAAGGAGAAACCATCAACAACGCAGTCTGCAAGGTTTACGCACCATTTACAGTAGAAGAAATCAATAAAAAGATAGTGGAGATGTTGCGTCCAAAAGGCATGACCACTCCCGTAGAACTTGTTTATCAAAGCATTGAAGGTTTGCACGAAGCCATACCAAACCACAAAGGCGACTGGTATTTTACAGGAAACTTCCCTACTCCTGGCGGAATGCGCCTTGTAAACAAAGCATTCATAAACTTCTACGAACAAGTTTATCACAAGTAAATCAGCTAAATATTAAATCATCAACATACAAATTAAAATGAGGAATGTAACTTTAGTCTTAAATGACGGTACAGAATTTCATGGAAAATCATTCGGATACGACAAGCCTGTTGCGGGCGAAGTTGTATTCAACACAGCAATGATGGGATACCCCGAAAGTCTTACCGACCCTTCCTACGCAGGTCAAATGCTTGTCATGACATTCCCCTTGGTCGGCAACTACGGTGTTCCACCATTTACGATTGAGAAGAATCATATTCCTTCGTTCATGGAAAGCGACAAGATTTATGTCTCTGCACTCATCGTTTCCGATTATACGGAGGAGTACTCTCACTGGAATGCCGTTGAAAGCTTAGCATCATGGCTCAAGCGCGAAAAGGTTCCTGGAATCACAGGCATTGATACACGCGAGCTTACAAAAGTATTGCGCGAACACGGCGTAATGATGGGACAAATCATTTTTGACGACGAAGCTGACAACATTCCTACTGCCCACTATGAAGGAGTAAACTTTGTAGACCTTGTTTCTACAAAAGAAATCATTCGTTACAATGAAGGAGGCGGAAAGAAAGTGGTGTTAGTAGATTGCGGTGTAAAAGCCAACATCTTGCGCGAATTGATAAATCGCAACATCGAAGTAATTCGTGTACCTTGGAATTACGATTATACATCATTGGAATACGACGGACTTTTCCTTGCCAATGGTCCTGGCGACCCAGACATGTGCAGCGATGCGGTAGAGATTATCCGCAAGCAAATGAACCAAAGCACAAAGCCTATATGTGGCATTTGTATGGGAAACCAACTTATGGCAAAGGCTGCTGGTGCAACCATCTTCAAGCTAAAGTATGGTCATCGTGGACACAATCAGCCCGTCAGATTAGTAGGAACAAACCAATGCTACATTACTTCTCAGAACCACGGTTATGCTGTTGATGCAAAAACATTGGGCAAAGACTGGGAAGAACTCTTTGTAAACATGAACGATGGCAGTAACGAAGGAATCCGCCATAAGACAAATCCTTGGTTCAGCTCGCAGTTCCACCCTGAAGCAAGTTCGGGTCCGATAGATACAGTATTTATGTTTGATAAATTTGTAGAAGCACTGAAATAATGAAAGACGAATCAATAAAGAAAGTCCTGCTACTTGGTTCAGGCGCATTAAAGATAGGTGAAGCTGGTGAATTTGACTATTCTGGTTCGCAAGCACTAAAAGCACTGCGTGAAGAAGGTGTTTCTACCGTTCTCATCAACCCAAATATTGCAACCGTTCAAACATCGGAAGGCGTGGCAGACCAAATCTATTATCTGCCTGTTCAGCCTTATTTCGTAGAACGTGTTATCCAAAAAGAACGTCCCGATGGTATTCTTTTGGCATTCGGTGGACAAACCGCGCTGAACTGTGGCGTAGAGTTAGACCGTCTCGGCATACTCGAAAAGTACAATGTAAAGGTGCTCGGTACACCTGTAAAGGCGATTATGAACACCGAAGACCGTGAACTTTTCGTACAGCAGTTAGACGAAATCGACGTTAAAACCATTAAGAGCGAGGCTTGTGAAACTGCAGAACAAGCACGCAAGGCAGCTGCGACATTGGGCTATCCTGTTATTATCCGTGCAGCTTACGCATTGGGCGGACTTGGCAGTGGATTTGCCGATAACGAAGAAGAACTCAACAAACTTTGCGAAAAAGCCTTCTCGTTCTCACCTCAAGTTTTGGTGGAAAAGAGTTTAAAGGGCTGGAAAGAAATAGAATACGAAGTGGTACGCGACCAATACGACAACTGTATTACGGTCTGCAATATGGAGAATTTCGACCCATTAGGTATCCATACGGGCGAATCTATCGTAATTGCACCTTCGCAAACCCTTACCAACAGCGAGTATCACAAGCTCCGCAAATTAGCAATAAAGATAGTTCGCCACATCGGAATAGTGGGCGAATGTAACGTACAATACGCTTTCGACCCCAAGAGCGAAGACTACCGTGTAATTGAAGTCAATGCACGCCTCTCTCGTTCATCGGCTTTAGCAAGTAAGGCGACGGGCTATCCCCTTGCTTTCGTGGCAGCCAAATTAGGTATGGGCTATGGTTTGTTTGAATTGAAGAACTCTGTTACAAAGACTACATCGGCTTTCTTCGAGCCAGCACTCGACTATGTTGTCTGCAAGATACCACGCTGGGACTTGAGCAAGTTCCGTGGTGTAGACAAGGAATTGGGCTCAAGCATGAAGTCGGTTGGCGAAGTTATGGCTATCGGCCGCAACTTCGAGGAAGCCATACAAAAGGGATTGCGCATGATTGGGCAAGGCATGCACGGCTTTGTAGAGAACAAAGAACTTGAAATCAACGATATAGATGCCGCATTGCGCGAACCTACCGACAAGCGTATCTTCGTTATTTCAAAGGCAATGCACAAAGGTTATACCATTGACCAAATTCACGAACTTACCAAAATCGACCATTGGTTCCTGCACAAGCTAAAGCATATCATTGATGTTGATGAGCAATTAAAGACTTGCAACATCAACACACTCGATAAAAACTTGCTCCGCACAGCAAAGGTATATGGCTTCACCGATTTCCAAATCGCTCGTGCAGTAGGTTTGGAAGACGAAGTTGGCAATATGCACAAGGCTGTCTTGGTAGTTCGCCAGTTGCGTAAAAGCTATGGAATCCTCCCTGTTGTCAAGCAAATCGATACGCTTGCAGCCGAATATCCTGCACAAACCAACTATCTTTACGTTACCTACTCGGGCGTAGCTTCTGACATTAAGTTTGAAACTGACCGTAAGAGTGTCATCGTTCTTGGCTCAGGTGCTTACCGCATCGGCTCTTCTGTCGAATTCGACTGGTGTGGCGTACAGGCATTAAACACCATTCGCAAGCAGGGCTACCGCTCTATCATGATAAATTACAACCCCGAAACCGTATCGACCGACTACGATATGTGCGACCGTCTTTACTTCGACGAACTCACATTCGAACGTGTTATGGACATCATCGATATGGAAATGCCACAGGGCGTAATTGTTTCTACGGGCGGACAAATTCCTAACAACCTCGCCATACATCTTGATGCAGAGAACGTTCCCATACTCGGAACAAAGGCAAAAGACATTGACAATGCCGAAGACCGTGCCAAATTCTCTGCCATGCTCAACGATATTGGTGTGAACCAACCAGAGTGGCGTGCGCTGACAAGTATGGCAGACATTCAGGAATTTGTAGACCGTGTGGGCTTCCCCGTACTTGTTCGTCCTTCTTACGTTCTTTCCGGCGCAGCTATGAACGTTTGTTCCAACAACGACGAGTTGGAGCGTTTCCTCCAGTTGGCAGCCAACGTGAGCGAAGACCACCCAGTGGTTGTAAGCAAATTCATTGAGAATGCGAAAGAAATAGAAATGGACGCAGTGGCTCGTGATGGCGAAATCATGGCTTACGCAATATCTGAACACATCGAGTTTGCAGGTGTTCACTCAGGCGATGCCACCATTCAGTTCCCACCACAAAAGCTCTATGTAGAAACCGTACGCCGTGTTAAACGCATCAGCCGACAAATTGCCAAGGCATTGCACATTAACGGTCCGTTCAACATACAGTTTATGGCGCGCGACAACGACATACTCGTTATTGAGTGTAACCTTCGTGCCAGCCGCTCGTTCCCATTTGTGAGCAAGGTGTTGAAACTGAATTTCATCGATTTGGCTACCAAGATTATGCTTGGCATGCCAGTGGAAAAGCCAAACAAAAACCTCTTCGACCTCGATTATGTGGGTATCAAGGCTTCGCAATTCTCGTTCAACCGCTTGCAGAAAGCCGACCCTGTGTTGGGCGTAGATATGAGTTCGACGGGCGAAGTAGGCTGCATTGGCGAAGACACACACACAGCATTGCTAAAGAGTATGCTCTCTGTCGGGCAGCGAATACCTGCAAAGAACATACTTCTTTCTACTGGTGGAGCAAAGCAAAAGGCAGAAATGCTCGATGCTGCGAAGATATTAAAGGCTCATGGCTATAATCTTTTTGCAACTGGTGGTACTTCTAAATACCTCACAGAAAACGGTTTAGAAAACACATTGGTATATTGGCCATCAGACGAAGGCAAGCAACCACAAGCATTAGACCTTCTACACGAGAAGAAAATAGATATGGTGGTGAACATTCCAAAGGACCTTACACCACGCGAACTTACCAACGGTTACAAAATCCGCCGTGCGTCAATCGACCTCAACATACCATTGCTCACCAACAGCCGCCTTGCAAGTGCTTTCATTGCGGCGTTCTGCAATGTGAAGTTAGACGATATTGACATCAAGGCTTGGGGCGAATACTAAAACACCGTTCCATCTATCCAAATAAAGGCTTACACGATGCTAACAACGTGTAAGCCTTTATTTTATAACACAATAGCTTAGAAATATTTTGCTCTTCCATATATTTTGTTTAACTTTGCAACGAATAATACAAACTATTTGCATCTAAAGAAAAGATGCGTAAATGATGAATAAATTAAATATTAACTATTAAAATAATGGGCAAAAAGTCCATTACCTAATTTAACTAACAAGATTTTTATATGAAGAAACTGTTACTTTTAGCTTTTACAGCTATCTTAGGAATGAGTGTGAATGCACAGGAATTATTGCTTTCAGAGCGTCCAGACGGCGTTGTTAAAGTCTACGACCGCTCAGGTAAGGGCATCAAACTACAACAGGGAGATGGTGGCTCACTTGAAATGACCAGCCTTAATTTAGCAGATGCATCTGAATTTGAGGTTGTTTTTTTAGCCGACAACAAGACTGTTTATGTAAAGAACCCAATTGTTGCACTGCCCGAAACTTTTTCTGACGTATCAGATCGTTGGGTAAAAGGAAGCATAGAAGGTAATAAAATTACCATTCCTCACAAGTCTTTAATCCTCTCTATTAAAACAGACCAAGACCAGACCCTAAATATATATATGGGATATTATGGCATAGAAAACAATCAGGCTTCTCCTTGCAGTCCAACTGTAGATGTAACCTATACTATAAATGGCGATAAAATAACGCTCGATGCACCAGGAACCGACAAAGTTTATGTATTGTCATGTATTGCAGAAGACGATTCATGGTTTAGAATGAGCGAATACACAGGTGCTGTTTACACATTAAACCAAGAAAAAACAGCAAACGATATTACATCGGTAGAGAAAGAAAATAACGCACAAGCAATTGGCGAAACATACTACGACCTCTCTGGTCGCAAACTTTCTGAACCTACAAAGGGTGTTACTATCAAGACCATAAAATACAGCGACGGTACGCAAAAGGCTGTAAAATCTATCAGCAAGTAAATAAAAACAAATTCATAAAACAAAAACAAGCGGTGCACTTCTCTAAGTACACCGCTTAATTTTTGCCATTAATCATCGAAAGAAGTACACAGAGGTTCTGTTGTAACTTTCTCTCAACCTCCTGCAAGATACGCCGAATTTTTCATTATAAAAGTGCTATGGTAATTCCCAAAAGCTAAAGCAGGACGATGAAATTTCATAGGAACAACCTTTTCTATAAACGAAAAGTAGACAAGAAAACTGTAAATATTTTTCACAGATGCAACTATCGCATAACTTTCTGTTTTTCAACATATTATAAAACCTATTGTTTTGCATTCCAAAAGCGTAGGTTTTGCACGGTAAAAGCGGCTGTTTTGCGTTGCAAAACCTACGCTTTCGCAACGCCAAATCGAAATTATCATTTTTCTTGCGAACTATCTTTACAAAATTATAGCTTTAATGTAGGGGTGCAACTCATTGCGTTCCTCATATCCGTACTGCTTTTCTTCAGTGTCAGGAACGTGCTGAATCACGTTCCTACGTGTTAATACGAATCGTATAAACCTCATCATCAAAACCTAATGAAAAGCCATATGCACGAAAAAAAGAGTATAAAAAAACCACTGAACTCTGAGAGTTCAGCGGCTATTTCTTGATTGTGTAAGTAAATTTAATTACTTAACTGAATCAGCTGGAGCAGCTTCTGTTGTAGAATCACCCTGGAGTGAGTCGTTCTGCATGCTATCTGTCATTTCAGTTGAATCAACTTTTGCTGTGTCTGCGTCACCAGCTGGTTTGCTGTTACCACCACAAGATGCGAAAGAGATAGCTACGAAAGCTACTGCTACAAAAAATAACTTCTTCATTTTCTTTGCTTTTTAAATCTGTAAAACGATCATTAGTTTCTTAAAACGATGCAAAGGTAGGTATTTTTTTCAATAGTCGTACGTTTTTTAATACTTTTTTTTCACCCTTTCTGTAACTAATTTATATAAGACTGACTATCAGCTAATTACAAGTATAAGCAATCTGTTAAATATTGCTAACAACAATCTTTGTTTAGATTTTATGCTATTTTTATGCCTCTGAAAAACAGAACTTAACGCTAAATAAGTGCACCAAGACGTCCAAAAAAATGTCCAAATTATATATATAATAAGGTGTAAAGCGCGAAAGTAAACTTTAAACTTGCAAAATAATCTCAACAAATATACCGAAATTTGGAGGTATGCTGGAATAGCCGTACCTTTGCAAATTATGATTGATACATCTTCATTTCAAGGTAAAACGGCAAAATTCTACACCTTAGGGTGCAAGCTCAATTTCTCTGAAACAAGCACTTTCGCTCGTATGTTGCGCGAAATGGGTGTGCGAGAAGCCAAAAAAGACGAGGCTGCCGATATTTGCCTTATAAATACTTGTTCGGTAACAGAAGTAGCCGACCACAAATGCCGCCAAGCCATCAACCGTATGGCAAGGCAGAATCCTGATGCCTTTATCGTGGTAACAGGGTGCTATGCCCAGCTCGAAAGCGAGCGAGTGGCAAATATTCCAGGCGTGAACTTGGTATTAGGAAGCAACGAAAAGGCTGACTTAATACAGTATTTAAGCGATGCTTGGAACAAA
This window encodes:
- a CDS encoding amidophosphoribosyltransferase is translated as MEKNIHEDCGVAMIRLLKPLSYFKEKYGTWMYGLNKMYLMMEKQHNRGQEGAGIASVKLETQPGNEYMFRERAEGKNAVTEIFANIHRQYKDYTEAEIADVDFAQRHLPFAGELYMGHLRYSTTGKSGLSYVHPFLRRNNWRAKNLSFCGNFNMTNLSEIFEHLTDYGQCPRKYSDTYLLLEFMGHRLDREVERNFRDAKALGLEKFDITHYIEDHIEMKNVLQTTMQYFDGGYVICGVTGSGEMCAMRDPWGIRPAFFYMNDEYMALASERPVLQTTFDLTCEDIKELLPGQALIVNKRGESSLHQILEPKSDTACSFERIYFSRGSDRDIYKERKKLGEQLTEKVLKSIDNDTNHTVISFIPNTAEVAFYGLLQGFEKWLNTKKAEEIKALGSNATDVEIEKILSQSIRSEKVAWKDIKLRTFITESNSRNDLASHVYDISYESITPNEDNLVIIDDSIVRGTTLKESILRILDRLHPKKIIIVSSAPQIRYPDYYGIDMPRLEEFCVFDATIELIKERNMESLLTEVYEACKKEVAKGKGETINNAVCKVYAPFTVEEINKKIVEMLRPKGMTTPVELVYQSIEGLHEAIPNHKGDWYFTGNFPTPGGMRLVNKAFINFYEQVYHK
- the carB gene encoding carbamoyl-phosphate synthase (glutamine-hydrolyzing) large subunit encodes the protein MKDESIKKVLLLGSGALKIGEAGEFDYSGSQALKALREEGVSTVLINPNIATVQTSEGVADQIYYLPVQPYFVERVIQKERPDGILLAFGGQTALNCGVELDRLGILEKYNVKVLGTPVKAIMNTEDRELFVQQLDEIDVKTIKSEACETAEQARKAAATLGYPVIIRAAYALGGLGSGFADNEEELNKLCEKAFSFSPQVLVEKSLKGWKEIEYEVVRDQYDNCITVCNMENFDPLGIHTGESIVIAPSQTLTNSEYHKLRKLAIKIVRHIGIVGECNVQYAFDPKSEDYRVIEVNARLSRSSALASKATGYPLAFVAAKLGMGYGLFELKNSVTKTTSAFFEPALDYVVCKIPRWDLSKFRGVDKELGSSMKSVGEVMAIGRNFEEAIQKGLRMIGQGMHGFVENKELEINDIDAALREPTDKRIFVISKAMHKGYTIDQIHELTKIDHWFLHKLKHIIDVDEQLKTCNINTLDKNLLRTAKVYGFTDFQIARAVGLEDEVGNMHKAVLVVRQLRKSYGILPVVKQIDTLAAEYPAQTNYLYVTYSGVASDIKFETDRKSVIVLGSGAYRIGSSVEFDWCGVQALNTIRKQGYRSIMINYNPETVSTDYDMCDRLYFDELTFERVMDIIDMEMPQGVIVSTGGQIPNNLAIHLDAENVPILGTKAKDIDNAEDRAKFSAMLNDIGVNQPEWRALTSMADIQEFVDRVGFPVLVRPSYVLSGAAMNVCSNNDELERFLQLAANVSEDHPVVVSKFIENAKEIEMDAVARDGEIMAYAISEHIEFAGVHSGDATIQFPPQKLYVETVRRVKRISRQIAKALHINGPFNIQFMARDNDILVIECNLRASRSFPFVSKVLKLNFIDLATKIMLGMPVEKPNKNLFDLDYVGIKASQFSFNRLQKADPVLGVDMSSTGEVGCIGEDTHTALLKSMLSVGQRIPAKNILLSTGGAKQKAEMLDAAKILKAHGYNLFATGGTSKYLTENGLENTLVYWPSDEGKQPQALDLLHEKKIDMVVNIPKDLTPRELTNGYKIRRASIDLNIPLLTNSRLASAFIAAFCNVKLDDIDIKAWGEY
- the glmS gene encoding glutamine--fructose-6-phosphate transaminase (isomerizing), whose amino-acid sequence is MCGIVGYLGKKRQAYPVLIKGLKRLEYRGYDSSGVALINSNGDLSVYKAKGKVSELEAFCAEKNIEGTVGIAHTRWATHGEPSSTNAHPHYSESKNLAIIHNGIIENYAEIKKNLKDKGVHFASDTDTEVLVQFVEYVQTKKELDLLTAVQVVLSQVIGAYAIAILDKRHPDTVIAARKQSPLVVGIGDGEFFLGSDASPIIEYTDKVVYLEDENIAVMKLGEELKIVNIQNESLAPVIKKVDIDLGQIEKGGYPHFMLKEIFEQPECLINCMRGRINIDNDNVTLSAIIDHRQRLLSAKRIIIVACGTSWHAGLIGKQLLETFCRIPVDVEYASEFRYRNPVVSADDVVIALSQSGETADTLAAIELAKEHGAFIYGICNAIGSSIPRATDTGTYIHVGPEIGVASTKAFTGQVTVLTMLALTLAEAKGAIKHDKYIEVVKELSSIPEKIKEVLKTNEAIADLARTFTYAQNFLYLGRGFSYPVALEGALKLKEISYIHAEGYPAAEMKHGPIALIDSDMPVVVIATHNSMYEKVRSNIQEIKARNGRVIALVSKGDKTVSQIADAVIELPDTMDCLEPLVATIPLQLLAYHVAVCKGKDVDQPRNLAKSVTVE
- a CDS encoding polysaccharide biosynthesis/export family protein; its protein translation is MKKLLLPIMVVTVILMMVGCGSSKQVAYWQNIDSISLAASKGLFDAKIMPKDELTILVQTTDPLTSEPFNLRSTGQTTSKNQITGYLVDNDGMINFPIVGKIHVAGLTKTECEDLIKSKIQPYLARTENPLVSVRTSSYRITVIGEVNKPGVIPVATEKISLVEALAEAGDMTVYGKRDNILLVREDKSGEKHKVRLNMNDANIINSPYYYLQQNDIVYVEPHKVKARNTFFGSNTSIFYSVIGITTSLASLLITVLR
- the carA gene encoding glutamine-hydrolyzing carbamoyl-phosphate synthase small subunit; its protein translation is MRNVTLVLNDGTEFHGKSFGYDKPVAGEVVFNTAMMGYPESLTDPSYAGQMLVMTFPLVGNYGVPPFTIEKNHIPSFMESDKIYVSALIVSDYTEEYSHWNAVESLASWLKREKVPGITGIDTRELTKVLREHGVMMGQIIFDDEADNIPTAHYEGVNFVDLVSTKEIIRYNEGGGKKVVLVDCGVKANILRELINRNIEVIRVPWNYDYTSLEYDGLFLANGPGDPDMCSDAVEIIRKQMNQSTKPICGICMGNQLMAKAAGATIFKLKYGHRGHNQPVRLVGTNQCYITSQNHGYAVDAKTLGKDWEELFVNMNDGSNEGIRHKTNPWFSSQFHPEASSGPIDTVFMFDKFVEALK